The sequence below is a genomic window from Kitasatospora kifunensis.
CGCTGGTGCTGATCGAGCTGAGCCTCGTGCTGGAGAACCAGTTCGGCATCGAGGTCGGCGACGACGAGCTGAGCCCCGAGCTCACCATCGACGACCTGGTCGCGCTGGTCTCGGCAAAGGGAGCCCTGGTCTGATGGCTCTGGGGGGCAGCGGTTCCGACGTCGCCATCACCGGCCTCGGCCTGGTGACGCCGGCCGGAATCGGGATCCGGGAGAACTGGGACCGGATCACCTCAGGCATCTCCT
It includes:
- a CDS encoding acyl carrier protein, whose translation is MSTLKDRIQDLLSSQFRVPAAKITHDVTLGELSFDSLVLIELSLVLENQFGIEVGDDELSPELTIDDLVALVSAKGALV